One Chitinophaga sp. H8 DNA window includes the following coding sequences:
- the gldD gene encoding gliding motility lipoprotein GldD, which produces MRNIKGAALVLLLFLLAACETTFTPKPRGYFKIQFPEKKYRVFDQPGYPYTFEYPVYANVIKDSLFFGEAPENPYWINVDFPSLNGKIYMSYKIIGAHNNDFQKLINDAFKMTFKHSSKAEYIDERTIHTPNQVSGTFYEVGGNAASAKQFFATDSVKHFLRGALYFNASPNADSLAPVQQFLEQDMWHLVETLRWR; this is translated from the coding sequence ATGCGAAATATAAAAGGTGCAGCCCTGGTCCTGTTGTTATTTCTCCTGGCAGCCTGTGAAACTACTTTTACGCCTAAGCCAAGGGGATACTTCAAGATCCAGTTCCCGGAAAAGAAATACCGCGTCTTTGACCAGCCAGGCTACCCTTACACTTTTGAATACCCGGTATACGCCAATGTAATCAAAGACTCCCTGTTCTTTGGCGAAGCTCCCGAAAACCCCTATTGGATCAATGTTGATTTCCCCTCGCTCAATGGTAAGATCTATATGAGCTATAAAATCATCGGTGCACATAATAACGACTTCCAGAAGCTGATAAACGATGCTTTTAAAATGACTTTTAAGCACAGCAGCAAGGCAGAATATATAGATGAAAGAACCATTCACACGCCCAACCAGGTAAGTGGTACCTTTTACGAGGTAGGAGGTAATGCTGCCTCAGCCAAACAATTTTTTGCGACAGACTCTGTTAAACATTTTCTGCGGGGCGCCCTTTATTTCAATGCCTCCCCCAATGCCGACTCCCTGGCACCTGTACAGCAATTCCTGGAACAGGACATGTGGCACCTGGTAGAAACCCTTCGCTGGAGATAA
- a CDS encoding single-stranded DNA-binding protein, with product MRGVNKVILIGNLGRDPDVQFLEGNIAVAKFSLATTETFKDRAGKLISQTEWHTVVLWRGLAELAQKYLHKGSLVYIEGRLRTRSWEDKEGNKKFATEVVGDNLVMLDKRMDLNSSDHSLPHHSSSGSGPGESFPNLEMPPPPLNEPADDLPF from the coding sequence ATGAGAGGTGTTAATAAAGTAATCCTGATTGGCAACTTAGGCAGAGATCCAGATGTACAGTTTCTGGAAGGTAACATCGCAGTAGCTAAATTTTCACTGGCTACCACCGAAACCTTTAAAGACAGGGCGGGTAAACTCATTTCACAAACAGAATGGCATACTGTAGTGCTATGGAGAGGACTGGCAGAACTGGCGCAAAAATACCTGCACAAAGGCAGCCTGGTGTACATTGAAGGACGCTTGCGTACCCGTAGCTGGGAAGACAAGGAAGGCAACAAGAAATTTGCTACAGAAGTTGTAGGCGACAACCTTGTCATGCTGGACAAACGCATGGACCTCAATAGTTCAGACCACTCTTTACCCCATCACAGCAGCTCAGGCAGCGGCCCCGGTGAAAGTTTTCCAAACCTGGAAATGCCCCCGCCTCCGCTTAACGAACCTGCAGATGATCTGCCCTTTTAA
- a CDS encoding SGNH/GDSL hydrolase family protein, producing the protein MQKLSILFLLFIISLQFACVQKQAKQHHIVVLGSSTAEGAGPKSKDSAWVNLFRKYVQEQNSENEVTNLAVGGYTTYHILPDTATPVAGRAAVDKEHNITKALSLKPDIIIINMPSNDIIAGVSIEEYRHNLALLNDIAKAHDIKCFITTTQSRNSDTAKQNALIRMKDVIKADYPLTYIDFWSGMSNDDGTIKEAYNSGDGIHLNGQAHQIMLERVEAQLKAAL; encoded by the coding sequence ATGCAAAAATTAAGTATCCTGTTCCTGTTATTTATTATTTCGCTGCAGTTTGCGTGTGTACAAAAACAGGCGAAACAGCACCACATCGTAGTATTGGGTTCTTCTACAGCGGAAGGTGCAGGCCCTAAATCAAAAGACAGCGCCTGGGTAAACCTTTTCCGGAAATATGTACAGGAGCAGAATAGTGAAAATGAAGTGACCAATCTGGCAGTAGGAGGATATACCACCTACCATATTTTACCGGATACGGCTACCCCCGTGGCTGGCAGAGCGGCGGTTGACAAAGAACACAATATTACCAAAGCCTTATCCCTGAAACCAGATATCATTATCATTAATATGCCTTCCAATGATATTATTGCCGGGGTGTCGATAGAAGAGTATCGTCATAACCTTGCTTTACTGAATGATATTGCCAAAGCGCACGATATAAAATGCTTTATCACTACTACACAGTCGCGCAATTCAGATACGGCTAAGCAAAATGCGCTGATCCGTATGAAGGATGTTATTAAAGCAGATTATCCCCTTACTTATATTGATTTCTGGAGTGGTATGTCTAATGATGATGGTACAATAAAAGAAGCGTATAATAGCGGAGATGGAATACATCTTAATGGACAAGCACACCAGATCATGCTGGAAAGGGTGGAAGCACAATTGAAAGCAGCTTTATAG
- a CDS encoding RNA polymerase sigma factor, with translation MAFLQQNIMQDTDDAELIREYKASGKLDFLAALYQRYMGLVYGVCLKYFDEEASKDAVMQIFEELIVKLKQYEVQNFKSWLHVLARNHCLMKLRAMKNKEGRQVSIEDRPLMESEEILHHENGFSLENNLQVMEKCLETLPEEQKRSVNLFYLEEKSYREVCLITGYEMNKVKSYIQNGKRNLKICIEQQHAR, from the coding sequence ATGGCCTTCTTACAGCAAAATATAATGCAGGATACAGATGATGCGGAGTTGATCCGGGAGTATAAAGCTTCCGGCAAGCTCGACTTTCTGGCTGCCTTATATCAGCGGTATATGGGGCTGGTATATGGGGTATGTCTGAAGTATTTTGATGAAGAAGCCAGTAAAGATGCAGTGATGCAGATTTTTGAGGAGTTAATTGTCAAATTAAAGCAATATGAAGTGCAGAACTTCAAAAGCTGGTTGCATGTTTTAGCACGGAATCATTGTCTGATGAAGCTAAGGGCGATGAAAAACAAGGAGGGCAGGCAGGTGTCTATTGAAGACCGCCCGCTTATGGAAAGTGAGGAAATACTGCATCATGAAAATGGATTTAGCCTGGAAAACAACCTGCAGGTAATGGAAAAGTGTCTGGAAACCCTGCCGGAAGAACAGAAAAGGAGTGTAAATCTCTTTTACCTGGAAGAGAAGAGCTACCGGGAGGTATGCCTGATCACCGGGTATGAGATGAATAAGGTAAAAAGCTATATCCAGAATGGTAAGCGTAACCTGAAAATTTGTATAGAACAACAGCATGCCAGATAA
- the mutY gene encoding A/G-specific adenine glycosylase, giving the protein MADNGHYFSKKLLEWNQEHNSRTMPWKGESDPYKIWLSEIILQQTRVEQGWPYYERFIAAYPTVKKLAAAPDEEVFRLWQGLGYYARCKNMLAAAREISSTYKGRFPNDYNAIRSLKGIGPYTAAAIASFAFNLPYAVLDGNVFRVLSRFFGIDTPIDSTTGKKQFDELAQKLLPPEQSAVYNQSIMDFGAVVCKPQLPACSSCPVAARCTALHQNLIPLLPVKSKKLQIKKRYFYYIVLEYNQQLYIRKRTAQDIWQNLHEFVLIETTAPVNMADLQESSPFTSILPPDTYTVTGISQSFRQQLTHQTIYSQFITIHVQQPVTLPEHFSVPREALDNYAFPKTITTFLQSKNLSLF; this is encoded by the coding sequence ATGGCTGATAATGGGCATTATTTTTCGAAAAAATTACTGGAGTGGAACCAGGAACATAACTCCAGGACAATGCCTTGGAAAGGTGAAAGTGATCCGTATAAAATATGGTTGTCTGAAATAATTCTACAACAAACCCGCGTAGAACAAGGCTGGCCCTACTATGAACGCTTCATCGCTGCTTACCCTACCGTAAAAAAACTCGCGGCTGCACCGGATGAAGAAGTGTTCCGCCTGTGGCAGGGCCTCGGCTATTATGCCCGCTGCAAGAATATGCTGGCGGCTGCCAGGGAAATCAGTTCCACCTATAAAGGCCGCTTCCCCAACGATTATAACGCTATCAGATCATTAAAGGGTATTGGCCCCTATACTGCAGCTGCCATCGCTTCTTTTGCTTTTAATCTGCCTTATGCTGTACTGGACGGCAACGTATTCCGCGTACTGTCTCGCTTCTTCGGGATCGACACGCCAATAGACAGCACCACCGGTAAAAAACAATTTGATGAGCTGGCGCAAAAACTCTTGCCTCCGGAACAATCAGCCGTTTATAATCAAAGCATTATGGACTTTGGTGCGGTTGTTTGTAAACCACAACTACCTGCCTGCTCCTCCTGCCCGGTAGCTGCCAGGTGCACCGCACTGCATCAAAATCTGATCCCATTACTGCCGGTGAAATCTAAAAAACTGCAGATCAAAAAAAGGTATTTCTATTACATCGTGCTGGAATACAATCAACAATTATACATCCGCAAACGTACAGCCCAGGACATCTGGCAAAACCTGCATGAGTTTGTCCTGATTGAAACCACCGCGCCCGTAAATATGGCTGATCTTCAGGAAAGTAGCCCCTTTACCAGTATCCTCCCTCCTGACACCTATACCGTAACAGGGATATCACAATCATTCCGTCAGCAACTTACCCATCAAACCATTTACAGCCAGTTTATTACCATACATGTACAACAACCGGTTACCTTACCGGAACACTTTTCCGTACCCCGTGAGGCGTTAGATAACTACGCTTTTCCAAAAACCATTACCACTTTTCTTCAAAGTAAAAATTTAAGCTTATTTTAA
- a CDS encoding LutB/LldF family L-lactate oxidation iron-sulfur protein produces the protein MQETASIFLEKSEQKAADLGHRQTINFNIGKYNAAVKNGKEQFADLLTARERAKNIKWRAIEHLDKHLEEFESNFQKRGGKVIWAETAEQVQQEILAICQAKQCKSIVKSKSMATEEVHLNSFLANNGIECVETDLGEYIQQLDGEPPYHIVTPAMHKSKEDVARLFAEKLGTDPSLTPQQLTLVAREKLRQKYLEAEIGITGANFIIADTGSIAVSENEGNARLTTAFPKTHIVLVGIEKVLPSINDLALFWPLLATYGTGQKVTSYNSVFSGPRQEHEADGPEEMYVILMDNGRTNLLQDVQAREALYCIRCGSCLNACPVYKNIGGHTYGSTYSGPIGAVITPHLKGMESYMHLSYASSLCGNCTEVCPVRINLHELLLHNRHKAVEENLTTGGEKLAWFGWKQACLSRRMMNLASGKMKNFMMRKFFTKAWGEQRELPVFAPKSFNQLWKERK, from the coding sequence ATGCAAGAAACGGCATCCATTTTTTTAGAGAAGAGTGAACAAAAAGCGGCCGATCTGGGCCATCGCCAAACGATAAATTTTAATATCGGTAAATATAACGCTGCTGTAAAAAATGGGAAAGAGCAGTTTGCCGACCTCCTCACCGCGCGCGAAAGAGCTAAAAATATTAAGTGGAGAGCCATAGAACATCTTGACAAGCACCTGGAAGAGTTTGAATCCAACTTCCAGAAACGCGGTGGAAAAGTGATTTGGGCCGAAACAGCAGAACAGGTACAACAGGAAATACTGGCCATCTGCCAGGCCAAACAATGCAAAAGCATCGTAAAAAGTAAATCCATGGCTACGGAAGAAGTGCACCTGAACAGCTTCCTGGCAAACAATGGTATTGAATGCGTAGAAACAGACCTGGGGGAATATATCCAGCAACTGGACGGAGAACCTCCCTATCATATCGTTACACCGGCCATGCATAAAAGCAAGGAAGATGTAGCCCGCCTCTTTGCCGAAAAACTCGGTACAGATCCATCGCTTACCCCTCAACAGCTGACACTGGTTGCCAGGGAAAAACTGCGGCAAAAATACCTGGAAGCTGAAATTGGCATCACCGGCGCCAACTTCATCATAGCAGATACCGGCTCTATCGCCGTATCGGAAAATGAAGGCAATGCCCGCTTAACCACTGCATTTCCCAAAACACATATTGTACTGGTAGGTATTGAAAAAGTACTACCCTCTATTAACGACCTGGCCCTGTTCTGGCCATTACTGGCGACCTATGGCACCGGCCAGAAGGTAACTTCGTATAATTCTGTTTTCAGTGGTCCGCGACAGGAGCATGAAGCAGATGGCCCGGAAGAAATGTATGTGATCCTGATGGACAACGGCCGTACCAACCTGCTCCAGGATGTGCAGGCAAGGGAAGCATTATACTGCATCCGCTGCGGCTCCTGCCTGAATGCCTGCCCTGTCTATAAAAACATTGGCGGTCATACTTATGGCAGCACCTATAGCGGCCCAATCGGGGCAGTAATCACCCCACACCTGAAAGGAATGGAATCCTATATGCATCTCAGTTATGCATCCTCTTTATGTGGCAACTGTACAGAGGTATGCCCGGTACGCATCAACCTGCATGAACTCCTCCTGCATAACCGGCACAAGGCTGTAGAAGAAAACCTCACCACCGGCGGCGAAAAGCTGGCCTGGTTTGGTTGGAAACAAGCCTGCCTGAGCCGCAGAATGATGAATCTTGCCAGTGGAAAAATGAAAAACTTTATGATGCGCAAATTCTTCACCAAAGCATGGGGAGAGCAACGGGAATTACCCGTTTTTGCCCCCAAATCCTTTAACCAGCTCTGGAAAGAAAGAAAATAA
- a CDS encoding DUF3109 family protein has translation MIIIDDKYISDEVIEEQFVCNLSACKGACCVAGDCGAPLDKAEVKTLKKVYPLVKPYLREEGIREIEKTGTNTVDDEYGYVTPIVNNGICAYATINELGVVGCGIEKAYNDGIVDFKKPISCHLYPIRVKKYETFEAVNYDRWDICSPACKNGKQLQVPVYRFLKDAIIRKYGEEFYTVLDKIAKKNTPKEG, from the coding sequence ATGATCATCATTGACGACAAATATATAAGTGACGAAGTAATTGAGGAGCAATTTGTGTGCAATCTGTCGGCCTGCAAAGGTGCCTGCTGCGTAGCAGGCGACTGCGGCGCTCCCCTCGATAAAGCAGAGGTGAAAACGCTCAAAAAAGTGTACCCGCTGGTAAAACCCTACCTGCGGGAAGAAGGTATCCGGGAAATAGAAAAAACAGGTACCAACACCGTAGATGACGAGTATGGTTATGTGACCCCGATCGTCAATAATGGCATCTGCGCCTATGCCACCATTAATGAACTGGGCGTGGTAGGCTGTGGGATCGAGAAAGCATATAATGATGGGATCGTGGACTTCAAAAAGCCCATCTCCTGCCATCTGTATCCGATACGGGTAAAAAAATACGAAACTTTTGAAGCGGTAAATTATGACCGGTGGGATATTTGCAGCCCGGCCTGCAAAAACGGTAAACAGCTGCAGGTACCGGTATACCGCTTTTTAAAAGATGCCATTATCCGTAAGTATGGGGAAGAATTTTATACGGTACTGGATAAAATAGCCAAGAAAAATACCCCGAAAGAAGGGTAA
- a CDS encoding TonB family protein — protein MPDKSSHKRPEVSAELIRQYLAGELDDKAMHALERQALDDPFLAEALEGFDQHPPDQQVHLDDLQARLAARVAASRQRKVVPMYSRWAAAAAILLLVTSGAWWIWHQQLPKERPIVRVEEQHADSAAAATPYANTMDSSHAPADAAADQAPATASVLQDKTPEPAIAAAPATRNALPATAPAQPALDQQKAAAKRQAPAPQIASTEAIAANNAASSAPSASAAKELPGPDNTIMYAKPAPPLNQLRIAKGEEKALHTEKEGVSLAMPDTSKVSGDITKQLQGKASGVVVTNEQPKGKIMIRGMASPSATNVRMLRGKVTDQANGSTLPGVVVSVPGKPQQGAVTNSQGEFVLQVDTGRMVDLSVSYIGFDSKQLRISPNDNNLNIALAENNKGLDDIVVVGKGVLAGSENNSEPRAYRRPEPDNGWKAYQQYLKNNTVYPDAEREKKLSGNVRVSFKVMGNGTLQDFKIIKSMGAAFDEEAIRVIKAGPSWIPASDFEPVRIRIKVPFTPAK, from the coding sequence ATGCCAGATAAGTCATCACATAAAAGGCCGGAAGTGAGTGCCGAACTCATTCGCCAGTACCTTGCCGGGGAGCTGGACGATAAGGCTATGCACGCCCTGGAACGCCAGGCGTTGGATGATCCTTTTCTGGCAGAAGCGCTGGAAGGCTTTGATCAGCATCCGCCTGATCAGCAAGTGCACCTGGATGACTTACAGGCCCGCCTGGCTGCAAGAGTGGCGGCATCCCGGCAAAGAAAGGTAGTGCCGATGTATTCCCGCTGGGCAGCAGCGGCCGCCATCCTGCTGCTGGTTACCTCCGGCGCATGGTGGATCTGGCATCAGCAGCTGCCTAAAGAACGGCCTATTGTAAGAGTAGAAGAGCAACATGCCGACAGTGCCGCAGCTGCTACACCATATGCTAATACGATGGATAGCAGTCATGCTCCTGCTGATGCAGCCGCAGATCAAGCGCCCGCAACAGCAAGTGTGCTGCAGGATAAGACGCCGGAACCTGCTATTGCTGCTGCACCCGCTACCCGGAATGCCTTGCCAGCTACAGCTCCTGCGCAACCTGCATTAGACCAGCAGAAAGCTGCTGCCAAAAGGCAGGCACCCGCTCCTCAGATTGCCAGCACAGAAGCAATTGCGGCCAACAATGCTGCGAGCAGTGCTCCGTCAGCATCAGCCGCTAAAGAACTGCCCGGACCGGATAATACGATCATGTATGCCAAACCAGCACCTCCTTTAAACCAGCTGCGTATTGCCAAAGGAGAGGAAAAAGCGCTGCACACAGAAAAAGAGGGTGTTAGCCTGGCCATGCCGGATACCAGTAAGGTGAGCGGAGACATTACTAAGCAATTGCAGGGTAAAGCAAGCGGCGTGGTGGTTACCAATGAGCAGCCAAAGGGAAAGATCATGATCCGGGGGATGGCTAGCCCATCCGCAACAAATGTCCGTATGCTGAGAGGTAAGGTAACCGATCAGGCAAATGGCAGTACTTTGCCAGGTGTGGTGGTATCTGTACCCGGAAAGCCGCAACAGGGCGCTGTTACAAATAGCCAGGGAGAATTTGTGCTCCAGGTAGACACCGGCAGGATGGTAGACCTTTCGGTGAGCTATATCGGGTTTGACAGTAAACAATTACGGATATCCCCTAACGATAATAACCTGAATATTGCACTGGCTGAAAATAATAAGGGCCTGGACGACATTGTAGTGGTAGGCAAAGGTGTTTTGGCCGGGAGCGAAAATAACAGCGAACCACGGGCTTATCGCAGACCGGAACCCGATAATGGATGGAAAGCATACCAGCAGTATCTTAAAAATAATACCGTATATCCGGACGCAGAGCGTGAAAAGAAGTTATCCGGTAATGTCCGTGTATCCTTTAAGGTAATGGGCAATGGTACGCTCCAGGATTTTAAGATTATTAAAAGCATGGGAGCTGCATTTGATGAAGAAGCTATCCGTGTCATTAAAGCAGGACCATCATGGATACCTGCATCCGACTTTGAGCCGGTGCGCATTAGAATAAAAGTGCCTTTTACTCCCGCCAAATAA
- the gldE gene encoding gliding motility-associated protein GldE: MNILDIFSVSNISVESFLLQATADIATPNMVVFLLVIFVLLLLTFIVSGAEVAFFSLNYKDLNVLKTRQNASGKLITKLLEKPKSLLASLQIAFILLAIAFIMITNYLITQMEALQTLPVVSFVVRIGIITVILLFFGQVLPRVWAAQNNIRFATYFAWFVSIIHAILEPVSDFFVSLSSSIESKFFHRNNGPVNYQEIDEAIEMSVDPAASQEEKNILKGILKFGNITVKQIMRGRLDVNGIEYDSPFPEVVKRVAELHYSRLPVFKGDLDHIVGVIHTKDLLSHLDKDASFDWHEVMRQPFFVHGHKLIEDLLAEFQARRMHFAVVVDEFGGTSGIVTLEDIMEEVIGDIKDEFDEEEFNFSKVDNFTYVFEGKTLLNDVCRIMNITQDTFEQVKGESDSLGGLILELAGKFPEENSVINYANYDFTILEVSKMRIQKVQVSIRPDGEPAE; the protein is encoded by the coding sequence TTGAACATCTTGGATATCTTTTCGGTAAGTAACATATCCGTGGAGTCGTTTCTTTTACAAGCCACTGCAGACATCGCTACTCCTAATATGGTGGTCTTTTTGTTAGTGATTTTTGTATTGCTTTTACTGACATTCATCGTTTCAGGAGCAGAAGTGGCTTTTTTTTCCCTGAATTATAAAGACCTGAATGTGCTGAAAACGAGGCAAAATGCCTCCGGAAAGCTCATTACCAAACTGCTGGAAAAGCCCAAATCCCTGCTGGCTTCCCTCCAAATCGCCTTCATATTGCTGGCCATCGCCTTCATTATGATTACCAACTACCTGATTACCCAAATGGAAGCCCTGCAAACATTGCCTGTGGTTTCTTTTGTAGTCAGAATAGGGATCATTACCGTGATCCTCCTGTTTTTCGGACAAGTACTCCCCCGCGTATGGGCTGCACAGAATAATATCCGCTTTGCTACCTATTTCGCCTGGTTTGTCAGTATTATTCATGCGATCCTCGAACCTGTAAGCGACTTCTTCGTGTCGCTGAGCAGCAGCATCGAAAGCAAATTCTTTCACCGTAATAACGGCCCGGTAAACTACCAGGAAATTGATGAGGCTATCGAAATGAGCGTGGATCCTGCTGCTTCCCAGGAAGAAAAAAACATCCTCAAAGGCATTCTCAAATTTGGCAATATCACCGTAAAACAAATCATGCGGGGCCGCCTCGATGTAAACGGCATTGAATACGACAGCCCTTTTCCTGAAGTGGTGAAACGGGTGGCAGAATTGCACTACTCCCGCTTACCCGTGTTTAAAGGCGATCTGGACCATATTGTAGGGGTGATCCATACCAAAGACCTCCTCTCCCATCTGGATAAAGACGCTTCTTTCGACTGGCACGAAGTAATGCGCCAGCCCTTTTTTGTACACGGACACAAACTCATCGAAGACCTCCTGGCAGAATTCCAGGCCCGGCGTATGCACTTTGCAGTGGTAGTGGATGAGTTTGGTGGTACTTCCGGCATCGTAACCCTGGAAGATATCATGGAAGAAGTGATCGGCGATATCAAGGACGAATTTGATGAAGAAGAATTTAATTTCAGCAAAGTAGACAACTTCACCTACGTGTTTGAAGGAAAAACCCTGCTGAATGATGTATGCCGTATCATGAATATCACCCAGGATACTTTTGAACAGGTAAAAGGAGAAAGCGACTCCCTGGGCGGACTGATCCTCGAACTGGCAGGTAAGTTTCCGGAAGAAAACAGCGTTATTAACTATGCTAATTACGACTTCACCATCCTGGAAGTAAGCAAAATGCGAATCCAGAAGGTACAGGTGAGTATCCGGCCCGACGGTGAACCAGCTGAATAA